In the genome of Leishmania mexicana MHOM/GT/2001/U1103 complete genome, chromosome 16, one region contains:
- a CDS encoding putative cytochrome c — protein sequence MPPKARPPLPPGDVERGEKLFKGRAAQCHTATKGGSNGVGPNLFGIVHRPSGKVEGFTYSKANADSGVIWTPEVLDVYLENPKKFMPGTKMSFAGIKKPQERADVIAYLETLK from the coding sequence ATGCCGCCGAAGGCTCGTCCTCCCCTGCCGCCTGGTGACGTGGAGCGCGGCGAGAAGCTGTTCAAGGGCCGCGCTGCCCAGTGCCACACTGCCACCAAGGGTGGCTCCAACGGTGTGGGCCCGAACCTGTTCGGCATCGTCCACCGCCCCTCCGGCAAGGTCGAGGGCTTCACGTACAGCAAGGCGAACGCCGATTCCGGCGTAATCTGGACGCCGGAAGTGCTGGACGTGTACCTGGAGAACCCGAAGAAGTTCATGCCTGGCACGAAGATGTCGTTTGCCGGCATCAAGAAGCCgcaggagcgcgccgacGTGATTGCGTACCTCGAGACCCTCAAGTAA